In Solenopsis invicta isolate M01_SB chromosome 6, UNIL_Sinv_3.0, whole genome shotgun sequence, the genomic window CAGATTCGCCCGGTTCACGGAAAgggcgaaatttttgagtaagtGCTACTCCACCAGTCAAAATAGCATCCTGGGGTTATTCTGCACGATGGTACAGCAGCCGCAGAGGATAGGATCAGGTCTGATGAAACTTCAAACATAAGCAAACTTGCTCTGATCGGCGCGGTAACCGGCATCGCGGTGACTGTGGGTTATGCTTATCAGGATTAAGGAGACTCAGAAGAACATTGCATTGGAAGGAATGCAGTTGGAGACTGCATTGTTCAAGCACAAGCCACCTGTCACTCCTGGAAGGTAATTCGATGATTGTGAGCGATTGCATGCTGCTCTAGTTATGTATATCTTGCATTGATGTGATCGCACCTGTTTTATTTCAGATTATGTTCTCAGCGGATTCCACTGGcttgaaacttatattattcCAGTATCAGAcatattctttttgttataaggtgggtaaaaatttgcaaattgaaGATAGTAGAATTTCTAGTTGTATaattaatctctctctctctctctctctcactcactcactcactcactcactcactcactcactcactcactcactcacccACCCACTCACCTACTCGcccacctctctttttctccacGCTTCAACATTTCTTCAATAGCAAAAGTCAATAATTTTGTCTGTATTATAACggaataatacatatatatgacgAGCCAATCTGACTTAAAATCTAAATGGAATTATTTATACTTCAGGTCAGAGTATTCTACAGGATATCTTACAACATTGTGGAGGTAAACCCAGTTCTTCATAAAGAAATCTGATGGTCCTCATACAAGAAAGTTTTATTCTTGACTAAAGTGGATGAAGGCTATATCAGCCCTTAAATGACAGCACCATGATAGTGTCTCTTCTTGCCTCCTACCTATACAACATGTCTCACAAGATCGAGGAACTGGCCAATTATTATCTGAGAATCGGTATGCacgataaaaatgccaaatttaaatatgaaatcatAAACAGATATTTCCTCGTGTTCAATAAGCAGCTTCTTTtcagtaatttaactttaaaaaattatgttacgtaactttaaaaattactctAATTTGATATAACTAATGATTttcaaattgaattgaattttaaCTGTAAAGTACAAGAAAAAAAGCTGAACTTTGTgaaacaaatacaaataatttgaattctttggttaataaattaataaaatattttgtcctgATTGGTCAAATGCTTCAAAGTATTTGTAGTGTCAAATTGACTACCCAAAAGTCCAACACATTGGAAATTATTCCTATTGCCCGTTATTCCACGTccctatattttttattgttttattgtattaattgtgtatcaatacataattttcaaatgctatttttgttattccctgtttctattatttgtgcttttcattgtgcattaaattttacatcATTTAAGATGCAGTTCTACACTTGGTTGATTCCGAAGAGATTGCATTAGagattatgttatatttattcctATGATTGAGAAAACTTgtataaaacaagattttttgACAAGTcatgaataaagaataaagatttttagctAACAGATAGCTGTTAATAGACTATTGCTACATAATTCATTACCTTTTTACAATAGCTAGAGtgttagatttttattttacataggCTTTcagtcaaaaatttatttggatgaTCAACTCAGCAAACAAGGTGATATCCAATAACATcttaataatatgttttaatgaCGTTTCTAATGTTGATAAGACGTCATTTGACGTTATCTTATTTGCTGGGAACTAATAATTtggtataatttaatttttatttcctgtatgacatttcatacatatatacaatgttTGTCATATTAGAAGATAggtgatacaattttttttgtataaatatataaacataattgtataaattataaacataatttgacttttataaatacttatttatgaataaattttaaaattttatgtcattcacatttaaatattatcaaaagagAATAAAATCTCGAGATTTGTTAAAACGTAGGGGAGGAAAACAATGAATATGAAAATTCaagttgtaattaattttagcaCTGTCCTAAATTCTTGACAATATAAATTTCATCTCATTCGATATTTTCTTTTGCTTGTTCGTTTGTCAAGTGTGATGTGCTTTGAGTTTTATACTATACAACATAAATGAGattctattatataaaataaaaatttttaatttgtcattctttctttttgatataaattattttcaataaaggCCAAAGCACAGATTCTTGACGCTCTCTAACGcgtaatatataagaaaatcaATCCTTTATTTCTCTTCTCGTGATAGATATCAAGAActcaattgttatatttaacaaaGTCAGTTAATTCGCATATGCAAACCCTGTGCCAGGTTTTGAATTTTAAGTCTTATTTgataatacattttatgaatACATTTCATACAGCCTTTGTTCCAAGAACCAAATTATCTTattcgcaaaaaataaattttttgttcaaaaattttattatcaattctCTGACGAAAATAAAGATCAGAGTATAACTCAAATATAAGAGTAGATTGTGACAAAAGCGTAAATACTTTTAGGAAggatataaaaaaagcattttaattagaatataaaaaaagcattttaaaaagtaaatgcTCCGATATTTATTTTCGTCAGAGTTATTATACATCCTTTCATTTAAATGAATATCTATACCTACTTACCACTGTCAAAGTGATCTTATTTCAACCTTGCAATCACTCATAATTTCACGATTTATATATACCTAGTAATACACCGTTAGTCACAACATCTGAAAGACTGCTAATCGAGTCAGCTGAGACATATGGATCACAATGGAAGGTCAAAACTGGATGATGCCCCAATGTATTTGGATGATTATGCATTGAATTATCTGCAGTTTTATGTATTCtggaaaagttaaaaataaataaaattaattactattatcaAACTTTACTATGCcagaacatttataaaaacgtcaataaaattgtttttaaatactaaattttattctgCTAATTTATGTTTCATAGATggtactataaatataaaacaacttATATAAAGTTACAATTTCTCTACAAATTAGTAcagtaataacatatttttatttatgtttaatctatttaaaaaaatacctttGATGAAATGCAGCTTCTTGGCTTTCTATACCCAAAAAATTGAGGACTTGCTGTTTCGTTGCTAACAGACTTAGCATTTTCTGTATATACAATTCTAAAGCTGCTCGTCGCTGTTCCAATACTTTTGGTTGGGAATTTCTTACTCTCTTTGGCGGAAATGGTGCAATATCTGAATTATCTTTCTTCAactagaaaagaataaagaaaataatataattttcttaatatattgttattcaAGATGTCTTTCAAAAGCATGGAAATTAAAATAGAAGCAATAAGTAAAATTAGGACAGATGAAAATGTCAATGAGGAATATTAGTCTACAGTGAATTTTGGtacctaataataataataataataattttaaaataaaaatatcctaAGAAAAGTAATCTGTTAAtgccaatttaataataaacgtaaTTACAATGCTATCTCATATCTAGTTCACGTATATAACATAATAGTAAGCAAAACCTTAGCGATGCGTTAACAGTTTAATAGATCATTAGAAAATTGTACATCACACTTGTGTTTTACCAAGTTTTACCAAGTGTTTTACCACAGAGCTTATAGATATAAGTTAATGGCATATTTCCAGTAGAAATTAAACAGAATTTgtcattttaacaaaaaaatttgtcgcAAAGTTGGTTTTTGACAGATTTGATTATTTAGGACAAAATCATCAATATTgtgttaaaaacttttataaaacacagattttttatatcaaaaaaattgagaacttattactttattgctaATAAACACagcattttcattatttcaaaacATTGTTCTATAGTAActggtgtaaaaaaaaagttatttgccTAGATTGTAATTGATCAtattcgtgttttttttttatcatatcgCACAGACATTGGAAATTAACGTACCTTACGATGTAATGCACTAAATTCGCTGTATCTTCTCTCGATGAAATATCGAGCGCCAGTCTTTGACTCCAAAATCTCGATGCAATAAACATAATAAGGTTTGCCATGTGATACATCAGCTAAACGATAACCGCTAATGAAAGCTTCGTACATTGCATTGCTAACAATTTTCAGAAGTAACACTTGAAATAAATGTGCTTGTATGATAAATTTGCAGTATAaagattaacataaaataatatttagcttTGATAACGATAACTAATAGTCTGAGACTGTCTGAGACTGCAATAGACATGAATGACACGATTGCGATGCCACATGATGCTGCATGATGCAGAATGCAGCATTGCCAAcctcagaaaaaaataaacccaACTAgtggtaaaataaatatgtaagcatttacttttaaaatgctctttttatataatttacgtttCTTAATTTACACTTTGTCACACTCTCCTTTTACATTTAACTTATACTCTGATCTTCATTTTCgtcaaagaattaataataaaatttatgaacataaaatttattttttgcaaataagaTAATTTGATTCTTGGAACAAAGGCTGTGAAATGCTTTGAAAAAAGCTTTGAAATGTATTCAAAGAGTGATAAATGTACCCGACGACCCACGACTAACTAGTCTGATTAATGGCGCCATATGCTTGAATCATCTAATCAGACCTTAAAATAGAACATGTGACGTAATTAACCCAACTCATGTCctacatatttctttttaaatttaaatggactcaaaaaatctgaagcgcaaattcgaaaatatcgaaataaatttatttctattaatttttattaatttttgtttactaaGAATAATTTCAGTATTAACAATTTGCTTCGCGAGACTAAGCGTTCTTTCTTTGTCAGATTCTGTCGTTTCGTATTAAAACGcatcaaataaatatgtatcaaaatttgtaatgaaatccatattctaaataattatcatatatttgtgatgaatttaaaaaatataaaggataatttattataatttttaaattgatagataattaatatatgCTGATATTCTTTGTTCCATTGGGCCACCAATCTGCTACTAATACAAATACACTAGCAAAGATCAATCTTTTCCAGTTTCGAACACTTTAACAAAATTTCGGAACATATGTCAGGGTTTACTTAGGATATACGCCTGacaaatttaagtattttaagttTTTGCACAGCAACAGTGCTCTCAAATCATGATTGGTGAGTGCATAACAGAATTCCAAGTTGATATTTTCCAAACGTTGACAGGAGGCTAACAATCTATGGAAGCTATCACTATTCCAATCGTTGCTTATACATCTGTTGCAAACAAGTTATGATTATATACAGTTCTTCAATCGCGAATAAAAACGTACAGCTGTTTCAAAATGCATGTAAGACAGCAAACAGATcgaattttcaatgaaaatatggtaatatgtattaaaaaaaaaaaaaaactgtcacATACCACCCAATATTCAATTCCTGTAAATTCTTACAATCAGCAAGAGCATCAATATCTTACCATGTAACAAAGTTTTCTCCTTTGAAATTTATGCTTTTCAAATTTGGACATGTATTTTTCAACTCTACTGCAACTATATCTATATCTGTTAGTACGTCTGCTATGTTCAAGTCACGCATCTGTCGATTTGTTTTTAGTACATTACAAAGAGTATAAGCTTTTATATCTCGTATTTTTTGAAGATGTAAACGTTCAAAAAATTCGAGTCTTTCGAGATACGAAATTCCATCGCTGGTTACATCTTCACAGTAATTTAGATCCAATTctaatatatctaatatatctaatattctaattatatatataaattaatcatatacattttatctgtaattttaacaattatatttacatatatacatacctttcaaatttttagatatctcTGAAATTTTACGTATAGCCAAGTCATTGATAGAACGACAGTAATTTAGTTTCAGGTGCGTTTAGTGACTGCCACAAATGTcaagaaatacaataaattccaaagcaagaaataaacaaaatgacAAATCCAATTGTGACAAATATTTGCATCTGGGAGCAAAATAACAAGATTTAATAGCTACATCAGAATTCCAATACGTAAAGTGTATATCTCTTATGTTCAAGTTTTTGTAAAACAAAGAGTCTCgtgataaaatattcaaacgttTATTGACTTCACTCACGCAACACAatgactttaaatttaattttttaaatatttttaatattatttcattctgcaaaaataaaatatataacgttaGTACATGagataatattaacagtaaatattattgtgataaatagATTTCTTAAAATACTTTACTGGAAGCATAGAAAAATTGGAATGTGATAGCTCCTTGGATTCATCCGAAGAGAATTGACTATTTCCTTTAAACTCTTTACATTTTGATTCATCTTTTAGCCAAGAGCATcgattatattcttgtttaggAGATTGAGATACTTGCTTATATCCAGGTTCATACTTGTGAAAACTCTCTGTATTTCTGCAAATAACatttgaacaaattaatttttatttaaaaaaaaataaagaaatattgaatttattatttaaagtccatgattatactttttagaaataatgcaatatttacgaaattccatttgaaagtaatatatATCCTCGTGGATAATATTATTTGGTATATGAGGAATTTCCACTGGAATCCATCTATTACATGTTCTGAAATACTCGAtgtgtttcaataaataatttaaaaaatatatatatatatatattttactacatatatatttaatttaaatacgtagaTGCTTGAACTAAAGAagttcaatcaagttgaaaaatttggtcaagttaacaactttcttttttttcagtgtaaacgACAATATTTGGGAAAAGGAAAgataggaaaataaaataaagcatttgttatttaataataaatattactcatttccttatattatcaatattattaattgtatttatatatttatattatttattaattatttatttctttctttcatttttatttcattttatatatacctgattattttatttatactattctttttttatttttttatataacaaatgcatataaatctatttatgtaattccagaattatatattaaattctaatctATTCTAATCTATCTGTTTTAAGGCAAtagatttatgaaatataatatatgtaatgatttatcgtaatttgatataaataccCTTTCATTATATTCGAAGTAAAAGTTACAGATCGATTGCTTtagttataaaagtttattcatCATTCACCGACCGATACGTAACAGTGGAGTTTTTCTGCAACGTCGCTTCGATGATTCTGtaacaaataaatgtaaaatccGAATTAAAACAGGATATAAAAGgcattcaatatttaaaaaatatttacggcatatgatttttatatattcttcaagtaaatgtttaattataagaataatcATGTCGTTTTTTTAGAATACTTTATCTACAAACTTTTATAggatttaataattcaaaaaaaattttttttcttatttttattttttaaatattcaattaaaaaattagcaatACTTCCgcgcgtaaaatataatatataaataaattatattaccgCATGTTGCTCTGCCGGCGCCCGATGCCTCATAATAAgactcctcctcctctcagattgTCCGGATTTTCAGcatcaaacaatattttttcttgatataaCACTCGCGAAAGTAGATCGTGACGATACTATGCATCACACTCTCAAAATCAAAGCAAAAGATGCAATAACGCGAGATTTTATTAACGAAAACatctaataaatattgcactaaatatttaataaagatccCTATTTTTGATAAGGACGATACGCGTAAGCAGATTTAACAAATGATACGAGAGTTCGTAATGATACGAGAATTCGATGCGACGGAAGTAAATCTCGCTAACAGTATAAAATCGTTGAATTGAGACCGCATTAGTTGAGGCGTACGCTACTAACTGGCGAACGGGCTGTTGACCGCGGCGCAAGGTCAACGTTCGACAAGGCCACGCCGCGACGTACTACGCATCACGTGCACGTGCACGTGCCGTCTAGTCTACTTCGCCAGACGCTTCCCCCACTACCCCCACTACTCACGCTTGGCGCGCGGCGGCTCGACCATCTCCGCCGCCGTTCGGCAATCGTCGTTGAGCTGCCGCAGCTCCGGCATCGCAGCGCCACTAGTGCCGACGTTATCGTCGCCATGTTGCGTAGTACTGCGCTATATTTATCGTTTCACCGGTTGTCGGACGTTACAACAAAGCGTTTCCGTGCTTCTCGCGTGTTCCAAACCCGAATACGGTCTCGAGAGTGTCGATGTGATTGCGAACGAGTATTCTGATACGCAGTGAATCGCAGTGTCGCACGTAGATGTGATCGCGAGTATCGTGTGTGCTTGTTGCGTAGCTATGTCAAGTTTGCGCGCGCAAACGTGTTCGCTGGAATAGGATGCTTTATTCACGCGGTAAAATATCGCGAATGTCAAGTAAAGCGTTACTAGTCGCCGTGCGATCATATTGAGTTCAAGATTTGTAATCGGGAGTGAGTTTGTCTCATTTTATCTACGCGAGCATCCATTCAAACAACTCTCGCCGCTGTCTCGGGTGATGTGACCCATTGGCCGCTAGTTTCTCTTTCACAAATTTAGTTCCTGTTGATATTCTCGCGTGCATTTCGTCTTTTATTCGCGTTCGCGTCCGTGTGTAATGTATTATCAGCGTAATATCGAGAGTGTCGAATCGGGCAATCGTGTATACGGTTgtgtgtacgtttcgagaacaACAGGGCGAGCTGTCAGCAGACGACGTCGACATCCGTGAAGCAACTGggtaaatgt contains:
- the LOC105203780 gene encoding sorting nexin-24, whose protein sequence is MYEAFISGYRLADVSHGKPYYVYCIEILESKTGARYFIERRYSEFSALHRKLKKDNSDIAPFPPKRVRNSQPKVLEQRRAALELYIQKMLSLLATKQQVLNFLGIESQEAAFHQRIHKTADNSMHNHPNTLGHHPVLTFHCDPYVSADSISSLSDVVTNGVLLGIYKS